A genomic segment from Nicotiana tabacum cultivar K326 chromosome 7, ASM71507v2, whole genome shotgun sequence encodes:
- the LOC107808842 gene encoding putative polygalacturonase — MMVKTDWLLLVLMGLVFSSIERAEGRKTRILEGSSYELAYSAINCRKHSASIKDFGGVGDGKTLNTKAFQKAVNQLSQYASDGGAQLVIPAGQWLTGSFNLTSHFTLFLHKDAVLLASQEINQWPLIDPLPSYGHGRDAPGGRYISLIFGTNLTDVIITGENGTIDGQGALWWQQFHRKKLKYTRPYLIELMHSNKIQISNLTLVNSPSWNIHPVYSSNIIIQGLTILAPVTSPNTDGIDPDSCTNTRLEDNYIVSGDDCVAVKSGWDEFGIKYGMPTSHLIIRRLTCISPYSAAIALGSEMSGGIQDVRVQDITAINTESGVRIKTAVGRGGFVKDVYVKGMKLHTMKWVFWMTGNYGSHADTHWDPKALPEIKGINYRDVVAENVSMAAQLEGMSGDPFTGICMSNVTIGLAKKAKKYPWTCTNIEGISSNVQPPPCQLLAYQGPKKSRMCDFPTENLPIDNIEMRRCSYRLNY; from the exons ATG ATGGTGAAGACAGATTGGTTGCTATTAGTCCTTATGGGACTGGTGTTTTCAAGTATAGAAAGAGCAGAGGGAAGAAAGACAAGAATTCTTGAAGGGTCCTCCTATGAGTTAGCATACTCAGCAATAAACTGCAGAAAGCACAGTGCATCTATAAAAGATTTTGGAGGAGTAGGAGATGGAAAAACACTCAACACAAAGGCATTTCAGAAAGCAGTGAATCAACTGAGCCAATATGCATCAGATGGTGGAGCTCAGCTAGTTATCCCTGCTGGTCAGTGGCTCACTGGTAGTTTCAATCTTACTAGCCATTTCACTCTTTTTCTTCACAAGGATGCTGTTCTTCTTGCATCTCAG GAAATAAACCAGTGGCCCCTGATAGACCCCTTACCATCCTATGGTCATGGAAGGGATGCACCAGGAGGCAGGTATATCAGTCTCATTTTTGGTACAAACCTCACAGATGTCATCATCACAG GTGAGAATGGGACAATAGATGGGCAGGGTGCTCTCTGGTGGCAACAATTTCACAGGAAAAAGCTAAAATACACAAGACCTTACTTGATTGAACTCATGCATTCTAATAAAATTCAGATatcaaatttaacccttgtcaaCTCTCCTTCTTGGAATATCCATCCCGTTTATAGCAG CAATATCATTATCCAAGGACTCACTATTTTAGCACCTGTAACATCCCCAAACACTGATGGAATCGACccag ATTCTTGCACAAATACAAGACTAGAGGACAACTACATTGTATCCGGAGATGACTGTGTAGCAGTCAAAAGTGGCTGGGATGAATTTGGTATAAAATATGGAATGCCAACAAGTCATCTGATCATCAGACGTCTCACTTGCATTTCACCTTACAGTGCAGCAATAGCATTAGGAAGTGAAATGTCAGGTGGAATTCAAGATGTGAGAGTTCAAGACATTACAGCCATCAACACAGAATCAGGGGTAAGGATAAAGACAGCCGTGGGACGAGGCGGCTTCGTCAAAGATGTATATGTCAAGGGGATGAAACTGCACACCATGAAATGGGTATTTTGGATGACAGGCAACTATGGTTCACACGCTGACACTCATTGGGATCCTAAAGCCTTACCAGAGATAAAAGGGATCAATTACCGGGATGTGGTGGCTGAGAACGTGTCAATGGCCGCCCAGCTGGAGGGGATGTCCGGGGATCCTTTCACTGGAATCTGCATGTCCAATGTGACAATTGGTTTAGCAAAGAAGGCCAAGAAATATCCATGGACTTGCACTAATATTGAAGGAATTAGCAGCAATGTGCAACCTCCACCTTGTCAGTTGCTGGCTTATCAGGGTCCAAAAAAGAGTAGGATGTGTGATTTTCCTACAGAAAATTTACCCATAGATAACATAGAGATGCGAAGATGTTCTTATAGATTGAATTACTGA
- the LOC107808838 gene encoding mitogen-activated protein kinase homolog MMK2 has product MEASSGDQGVQSNFKGIPTHGGRYVQYNVYGNLFEVSKKYVPLRPVGRGAYGIVCAAMNLETREEVAIKKIGNAFDNRIDAKRTLREIKLLRHMDHDNVIAIKDIIRPPQTENFNDVYIVSELMDTDLHQIIRSNQQLTDDHCRYFLYQILRGLKYIHSANVLHRDLKPSNLLLNANCDLKVGDFGLARTTSETDFMTEYVVTRWYRAPELLLNCSEYTAAIDIWSVGCILGEMMTRQPLFPGKDYVHQLRLITELIGSPDDASLGFLRSDNARRYVRQLPQYPRQQFAARFPNSSPGAVDLLEKMLVFDPSRRVTVDQALCHPYLAPLHDINEEPICPKPFSFDFEQPSFTEENIKELIWRESVKFNPDPTH; this is encoded by the exons aTGGAGGCAAGTTCAGGTGATCAAGGTGTTCAAAGTAATTTCAAAGGAATTCCAACTCATGGGGGTCGTTATGTGCAGTATAATGTGTATGGTaatctttttgaagtttccaaAAAGTATGTTCCCCTTAGGCCTGTTGGTCGTGGAGCTTATGGCATCGTTTG tGCTGCTATGAACTTGGAAACACGTGAAGAAGTAGCTATTAAGAAGATTGGCAATGCATTTGATAATAGAATTGATGCGAAAAGGACACTACGAGAGATAAAGCTTCTTCGTCACATGGATCATGACAAC GTGATTGCCATTAAAGATATTATAAGGCCTCCACAAACTGAGAATTTCAATGATGTCTACATTGTTTCTGAATTGATGGACACTGATCTTCATCAGATAATTCGTTCCAACCAACAGTTGACTGATGATCACTGTCGG TATTTCCTATACCAAATATTACGAGGACTCAAGTACATTCACTCTGCCAACGTCCTGCATCGTGATCTAAAACCTAGCAATTTGCTTCTCAATGCGAATTGTGACCTTAAAGTTGGAGATTTTGGGCTTGCAAGGACAACATCTGAGACAGATTTCATGACGGAGTATGTCGTAACGCGGTGGTATCGGGCACCGGAGTTGCTCCTAAATTGTTCAGAATATACAGCAGCAATTGATATCTGGTCAGTAGGTTGCATACTGGGTGAGATGATGACAAGACAACCTCTCTTTCCCGGCAAGGACTATGTTCACCAGTTGAGACTTATCACAGAG cTCATAGGATCACCTGATGATGCCAGTCTTGGATTTCTCCGGAGTGATAATGCTCGGAGATATGTTAGACAGCTCCCCCAGTATCCAAGACAACAATTTGCTGCTAGATTCCCCAATTCATCTCCTGGAGCTGttgatttgcttgaaaaaatgCTTGTCTTTGATCCAAGCAGGCGTGTTACAG TTGATCAAGCGCTCTGCCACCCCTACTTGGCGCCTCTTCATGATATCAATGAGGAGCCCATTTGTCCTAAGCCTTTCAGTTTTGACTTTGAGCAGCCATCTTTCACTGAAGAAAATATCAAGGAACTCATCTGGAGGGAATCCGTGAAATTTAATCCAGATCCAACTCACTGA
- the LOC107832355 gene encoding protein BPS1, chloroplastic, with amino-acid sequence MSFPQEPHRPSLRFGNPFKMILPKGSYLSPRLLALLNAFEGTLAGRLKSLKPGGKEDILSLSWMKQAISTLCAIHTDVKTLITDLELPVSDWDEKWVDVYLDNSLKMLDMCIAYSSEISRLSQGHLYLQCGLHNLDGSSTQFMKARSSLDGWKHHINSKNHRLENCFAILDSLTESLNLPKIKNSAKGKVLMHAMYGVRVVTVFICSIFAVAFSGSAKKLKDLHVHETCLWTEAFVDLHDFISGEIRSIYSGGKFTALKELEAVDVSVKKLYPVIQDGIDPIDSEQLELLTSDLTKKSEKLSEGLDLLTKETDKFFQILLTGRDALLCNLRVGSAVIKPVQPNNNLHKQMVK; translated from the coding sequence ATGAGTTTCCCACAGGAACCACACCGCCCTTCTCTCCGATTTGGAAATCCTTTCAAAATGATATTACCCAAGGGCTCATACTTGTCTCCTAGGCTTCTTGCTTTGTTGAATGCTTTTGAGGGGACATTAGCAGGGAGGCTTAAGAGTCTTAAGCCTGGAGGCAAGGAAGATATCCTTAGCCTATCATGGATGAAACAAGCAATAAGCACACTTTGTGCAATTCATACAGATGTGAAAACTCTTATTACTGATCTTGAGCTTCCTGTATCTGACTGGGATGAGAAGTGGGTTGATGTCTACTTGGACAATAGTTTGAAGATGCTGGATATGTGCATTGCCTACAGCTCTGAGATATCCAGGCTTAGCCAGGGCCACCTTTATCTTCAATGCGGCTTACACAACTTGGATGGCTCCTCAACACAGTTCATGAAGGCTCGTTCTTCGTTGGACGGATGGAAGCATCATATTAATTCAAAGAACCACAGACTGGAGAATTGCTTTGCCATCTTGGACAGCCTCACCGAATCACTGAACCTACCCAAGATCAAGAATTCTGCGAAAGGGAAGGTTCTGATGCACGCAATGTACGGAGTGAGGGTTGTAACTGTTTTCATATGTAGCATCTTTGCTGTTGCATTCTCAGGTTCCGCGAAGAAATTGAAGGATCTTCATGTTCATGAGACTTGCTTGTGGACTGAAGCTTTTGTTGATCTTCATGATTTTATTAGTGGGGAGATCAGGAGCATATATTCCGGAGGCAAGTTCACAGCATTGAAGGAGCTTGAAGCAGTGGATGTAAGCGTGAAGAAGTTATACCCAGTCATACAGGATGGAATAGACCCTATTGACTCAGAACAGTTGGAACTTCTAACTTCAGATCTGACTAAAAAGTCAGAAAAACTTTCGGAAGGACTAGATCTCCTAACAAAGGAGACGGATAAGTTCTTTCAGATCCTTCTAACCGGACGTGATGCTTTGCTTTGTAACCTTAGAGTTGGTAGTGCAGTCATTAAACCAGTGCAACCAAACAACAATTTACATAAACAAATGGTGAAGTGA